The sequence TTTTTTCTTTATTTATTTCGTAATGATTATTCCTTCCTACTTTTGTAACAGTTAAGTAGGCTGTCTCGGTTAGGTCACTAAGTATATTTAGGACTGCTCTTTCAGTGATCCCAACCTTGATAGCCATATCTCTAATAGTAATGTTTGGGTTACTATTAATGAGACATAACACGTGTGAGTGGTTTGTTAAAAAAGTCCAGCTTTGATTTTTTTTTGTAGCCATTGGGTATTTGTAGTTATTTAATTATCTTTTGTTATTATACTGGAGTATATGGTAAAGATGAATGGTGAAGTACGATTTGTAGTTCACCTTTTTCATTTGGTTTAAATGCCATCGTATAGTTAGCTACAACTTTTGTGCCATCAGTTTGAGTTAGATGCTTGTTACCCATAACCATACCAATATTATCTTCGATAATGTATCCAGCATTTTCAAACTCTAGTTCTGCCCAAGGGCTAATAGCAAAACCATTGTCTTCGCTGTATTTTTCATTACCTGCAACAAAATAAGATACTGCACCTTCTAAATCACCTCTAAACATTTTTTTAGAAGCTAAAGTAGGCTTAAATAGAACGTTACTATTATCATAAGCATATATATCTTTGATAAGGCTATGAGCCAACTGCTTATAGTCTCCTCCTTCTCTATAAGTTTTAGAGATTTCTAATAAACCATCTTTCCATTTAGCAAGTGCATTATCTATATCTTGTCTAGTCATATTTTTCTCCTCTCTAATTAAATATGAATCATAATATATGTTTTAATTTTCATGTATTGTAGTTCTTAAAATTTTGTTTGTAAAGTCTTTTTTAAAAAAATATAAATATGTTTATAATTTATGTAGATCATCTTCAAATTAAGATAAGTTTATAATTCTATGAAAATAATTGATTCACATATACATTTTTGGGATATTAAAAATGGCTATAACGATTGGGTTAAGAATACAGATCTTCCAAGCAGGGTAGCTCCAGATGACTTAAATGTAGAAGCGTTTGTGCATATTGAAGCTCATAGTGAAATTTTTAATCCGTTATGTGAGTATAAGTGGCTTAAGTCAGAGTTTTTAGATAAAGATATTAAGGTAATAGCATTTCTTGACTTCACATCTGATATTCTTGAGTTTGAAAAAAAAGTTATTCAGTTAAAGGAATATAAAGATATAGTAGGAGTTCGCCAGATTATGGCAAAAACAAATAAGTCTAGCTATAGTCCATTTATAAAAGATATTCCAAATGATTTACAAGATAAACTAAAAATTCTACAACAGAATAATCTAGTATTTGAAGCTCAAATGTATCCAGAGCAGTTTCTAACTATTTTAAGTAGTATAGATAGCTCTCAAGTAACTATGGTAATAGAGCATTTTGGTTTACCAATATTTAATGATAAAAATAGCCTAGAGTGTTGGTATAGCTTAATAAATGAATGTAAACAAAATAGTAACTGGAATCTAAAGTTATCGGGGTTTGAATTAAATAATGATTCTTCTTATGTTAATAAAGCATTAGATTTTATTTTTGAAAATATACATGATAATCAGTTATGTTATGGGTCAAATTTTCCAGTTTCTAACCAAAATAATTATAGTTTTTGGCAGAGTTTTTTACATAAATATATCAATAATGATACGATATCAAAGAATGTCTTTAAAAATGTAGCACAGAACATTTATTTTAATAATTAAAATAATAAGGTCCAAATTATGAAAATAGTAGCAGTAGAAATATTTGATGTATATTGTGACAAAAGGCCAGCTTGGTCACCAGTATTTGTGAAAGTAATTACAGATGAAGGGATAACGGGAGTTGGTGAGGCCGGATTAGCTTATGATTTAGGACACTCAGCAGCAGCAAATATGATTAGAGAATTTGCTGAAGAAATGGTACTTGGTACAGATCCTTTTGAGAGTGAAAGGCTGTGGGATAGAATGCTACGTGAGAGTTTTTGGGGACTTGGTGGAGGCCCTGTTGTGTATGCGGCGATGAGTGCTATTGATATCGCCTTGTGGGATATTAAAGGAAAAGCCTTGGGGATACCTGTATATCAACTTCTTGGTGGAAAAACTAATAAGAAACTTAGAACTTATGCCAGTCAGTTACAGTTTGATTGGGATGAGTATGAGCGTAAGACACTATTTAAGCCAGAAGATTATGCAAAAGCGACAGAGAAAGCTGTAGCAGAAGGTTATGATGCAATCAAAGTTGATCCGATGATGTTTGATCACAAAGGTGATACTCTTTATAATTGTACATTACCATTTCGTAGAGATCATTTGAATCTGATCTGTCAAAGAATGCAAGCTATCCGTGATGTGCTTGGGGAGAATGGAGATATTATTTTTGAATGTCATAGTTTACCAAGCTTAACATCCGCACTACAATTAGGTGAGATAGCAGAGGATTTTAATTGTCTATATTTTGAAGAGCCAGTTAATTATCTAAATAGTAAGCTACATGAACCATTAAAAGATAAACTACGTGTTCCAATAGCAGCTGGTGAAAGATTGTATTTAAGGCATGGAGTACGAGAGTATATAGAAAAGCAGACTATTGATATTCTACAACCAGATATTGGACTATGTGGAGGTCTTACAGAGGCTAAAAAGATTTGTGACTATGTAGATATGTATGATGTTAAAATACAAGCCCATGTCTGTGGTGGTCCAATTGCAACAGCAGCAAGCCTGCACTTAGAAACAGCTATTCCAAACTTTATAATACATGAGCATCATACTTATGCTCTAAAAGATTTTAATAGAGAGCTTTGTATTCAAGATCCTCAACCTGTGAATGGCTATTTTGAAGCTCCTGATGTTCCAGGGCTTGGTATTGAGATAAATGAAAAAGCTCTTTCTAAGAAAACAAATAAAGTGATTGTTAAATAATTATCTATATTTTTTAGTTATTCTTTTAAATACTTCAAATTCAATATGACAAGTATTTATTTTAGCAAATTGTTCTGAAGTCTTTTTACATACATCTTTTGGAATTGGTTTAATTTTTTGACCACTAGATAGAGTTTTTACCTCTATTTCTATCGATTGCTCAAAATAATAATGCTTATATATAGCTTTCTCTATTGATTCAGCGGTTGTGATTAT is a genomic window of Francisella sp. LA112445 containing:
- a CDS encoding winged helix-turn-helix transcriptional regulator; its protein translation is MATKKNQSWTFLTNHSHVLCLINSNPNITIRDMAIKVGITERAVLNILSDLTETAYLTVTKVGRNNHYEINKEKRLRHPIENHCTIDDFLEPLVAKKS
- a CDS encoding phosphoribosyl-AMP cyclohydrolase, which produces MTRQDIDNALAKWKDGLLEISKTYREGGDYKQLAHSLIKDIYAYDNSNVLFKPTLASKKMFRGDLEGAVSYFVAGNEKYSEDNGFAISPWAELEFENAGYIIEDNIGMVMGNKHLTQTDGTKVVANYTMAFKPNEKGELQIVLHHSSLPYTPV
- a CDS encoding amidohydrolase family protein, which gives rise to MKIIDSHIHFWDIKNGYNDWVKNTDLPSRVAPDDLNVEAFVHIEAHSEIFNPLCEYKWLKSEFLDKDIKVIAFLDFTSDILEFEKKVIQLKEYKDIVGVRQIMAKTNKSSYSPFIKDIPNDLQDKLKILQQNNLVFEAQMYPEQFLTILSSIDSSQVTMVIEHFGLPIFNDKNSLECWYSLINECKQNSNWNLKLSGFELNNDSSYVNKALDFIFENIHDNQLCYGSNFPVSNQNNYSFWQSFLHKYINNDTISKNVFKNVAQNIYFNN
- a CDS encoding mandelate racemase/muconate lactonizing enzyme family protein, which encodes MKIVAVEIFDVYCDKRPAWSPVFVKVITDEGITGVGEAGLAYDLGHSAAANMIREFAEEMVLGTDPFESERLWDRMLRESFWGLGGGPVVYAAMSAIDIALWDIKGKALGIPVYQLLGGKTNKKLRTYASQLQFDWDEYERKTLFKPEDYAKATEKAVAEGYDAIKVDPMMFDHKGDTLYNCTLPFRRDHLNLICQRMQAIRDVLGENGDIIFECHSLPSLTSALQLGEIAEDFNCLYFEEPVNYLNSKLHEPLKDKLRVPIAAGERLYLRHGVREYIEKQTIDILQPDIGLCGGLTEAKKICDYVDMYDVKIQAHVCGGPIATAASLHLETAIPNFIIHEHHTYALKDFNRELCIQDPQPVNGYFEAPDVPGLGIEINEKALSKKTNKVIVK